The Sinomicrobium kalidii genome contains a region encoding:
- a CDS encoding DUF3871 family protein produces the protein MEAPIRQANMELKAINSTTIIENRQEELQLTNTPKYERKPFIEANTNEVSLSHLKKDCIIPVFSKDNEKTIAHQEFIEIAQHCASKVFPHHTFTTPEVRVSHQIKGRVPSAIHKPAKELLEHEKTIYYERMAFIIQIPSITEHINGNDIALTLGGVRAYNQENLYSKKTFEKFKFFIGFQNMVCCNMCVASDGYAGELKVDGYESMKNKLLKILQSYNAEAHLKTMKQLGDHHLTEHQFAQIIGKARLYNFLPKKEKSSIPPLTLNDGQLSTVAKDYYQDESFCRNDEGDINLWRVYNLFTQANKSSYIDTFLDRNVNAFNFSKSLVKALNGDENYHWFLS, from the coding sequence ATGGAAGCACCAATCAGACAAGCTAACATGGAGTTGAAGGCTATAAATTCTACTACCATAATAGAGAATAGACAGGAGGAGCTACAACTCACAAATACTCCCAAGTATGAGAGAAAACCATTTATAGAGGCTAACACCAATGAAGTTAGCCTTTCTCATTTAAAAAAGGACTGTATTATCCCTGTTTTCAGCAAGGATAATGAAAAGACCATAGCCCACCAGGAATTTATTGAGATAGCACAGCATTGTGCCAGTAAGGTCTTCCCTCATCATACTTTTACAACTCCTGAAGTACGGGTATCTCACCAAATTAAAGGCAGGGTGCCTTCAGCTATCCATAAGCCTGCAAAGGAGCTCCTAGAACATGAAAAGACCATTTATTATGAGAGGATGGCCTTTATTATTCAGATACCCAGTATTACAGAGCATATTAATGGCAATGATATTGCTTTGACTTTAGGAGGTGTACGGGCTTATAATCAGGAGAACCTATACAGCAAAAAGACCTTTGAAAAATTCAAGTTTTTTATTGGGTTTCAGAATATGGTATGCTGCAATATGTGCGTGGCCAGTGATGGTTATGCAGGGGAATTAAAAGTGGATGGATATGAGAGCATGAAAAACAAATTGCTGAAAATCCTGCAATCCTATAATGCAGAAGCACACCTGAAAACCATGAAGCAGTTAGGGGATCACCACCTTACAGAGCACCAATTTGCTCAAATAATTGGTAAGGCAAGGTTATACAATTTTCTCCCTAAAAAGGAAAAATCCAGTATTCCTCCCCTAACCCTTAATGACGGGCAATTATCCACTGTGGCTAAGGACTATTACCAAGATGAATCTTTTTGCAGGAATGATGAGGGAGATATAAACCTGTGGAGGGTATATAACCTGTTCACACAAGCTAATAAAAGCAGTTATATTGATACTTTCCTGGACAGGAATGTCAATGCCTTTAATTTCTCAAAAAGTTTGGTGAAGGCTCTCAATGGTGATGAGAATTACCATTGGTTTTTGAGTTGA
- a CDS encoding AAA family ATPase — protein MQLRQSERKRAKIKMTLQGSAGSGKTYSSLLLAQGLTNKDLTKVAIIDTENGSADLYAHLGNYNVLTLEPPFTPEKYIKAIDVCLQANMEAIIVDSISHCWDELLDFHSKLAGNSFTNWAKVTPRLNALINKILQADAHIIATMRTKQDYVLNQKDGKYIPEKVGLKSVMRDGTDYEFTLVFDIDIKHFASASKDRTGLFMGKPEFTINTATGRKILEWCNSGTNLQEARENIKACNDLETLKQLYTHYSNWRELLEYDFKVQRDTILSKQTLLNPKNIHQNGSTNQTS, from the coding sequence ATGCAGTTAAGACAATCAGAACGCAAAAGAGCCAAGATAAAAATGACTTTACAGGGAAGTGCAGGGAGTGGCAAAACCTATTCCAGTTTACTCCTGGCACAAGGACTTACTAATAAAGATTTGACCAAAGTAGCTATTATAGACACAGAAAATGGTTCGGCAGATCTATATGCTCATTTGGGGAACTATAATGTATTGACTTTGGAACCTCCATTTACTCCTGAAAAATATATCAAAGCCATAGATGTATGCTTACAGGCCAATATGGAGGCTATTATTGTGGACAGTATTTCTCATTGCTGGGATGAATTACTGGACTTTCATTCCAAACTGGCAGGAAACAGCTTTACCAACTGGGCTAAGGTTACTCCCAGACTGAATGCCCTTATCAATAAGATATTACAGGCAGATGCCCATATCATTGCTACCATGCGCACCAAGCAGGATTATGTACTGAACCAAAAGGATGGCAAGTACATTCCCGAAAAGGTAGGGCTTAAAAGTGTGATGCGTGATGGGACAGACTATGAATTTACCCTGGTCTTTGACATAGACATAAAACACTTTGCTTCTGCATCCAAAGACAGGACAGGGCTGTTTATGGGCAAACCTGAATTTACCATTAATACAGCTACTGGAAGGAAAATACTGGAATGGTGTAACAGTGGCACAAACCTGCAAGAAGCGCGGGAAAATATTAAAGCATGTAATGATCTGGAAACCCTAAAGCAGCTTTACACACATTATTCCAACTGGCGGGAATTACTGGAATATGATTTTAAAGTCCAGAGAGATACCATCCTGTCCAAGCAAACATTGTTAAACCCAAAAAATATACATCAAAATGGAAGCACCAATCAGACAAGCTAA
- a CDS encoding DUF3987 domain-containing protein, whose amino-acid sequence MNQEKKEAEARFGGSPSLAKTASKKDLIPKTVYQNLPEPLREITEAFQDREKDIILLSSIGVISACLPNVFGMYDHRTYNPNLYVFIIAPPASGKGVMNWAKKLVEPIHEDIVRESKRKIAEYRNASNNEGLEEPKLQIKLVPGNTSSAKFYTHLERAEDDLIIFESEADTLSNMLKQDWGNFSDLLRKGFHHETVSISRATEDRYFEIKRPNISIVISGTPGQVRPLVESKENGLFSRFIFYYFDEVSGWKDVSPRANRVSHDELMNAKGREIKELYQRLKGLKKVEIRMANAQWNIFQGRMSLTNDLILKTGKTDFIPIIRRLGVIAFRLICVLTILEKKDKLIEDEIILYANDKEVKVALEIVKVLVDHSLNVFDKFEKDAISMSMQERSLISKLPSEFRRSQGLEAAQTIGIPERTFDEILKNWRRKKIVRKVSHGNYEKIIVK is encoded by the coding sequence ATGAACCAAGAAAAAAAAGAAGCGGAAGCGAGGTTTGGGGGTTCGCCAAGCCTTGCTAAAACCGCAAGTAAGAAGGATTTAATACCAAAAACGGTATATCAAAACTTGCCAGAACCATTAAGAGAAATCACAGAAGCATTTCAAGACAGGGAAAAGGATATCATATTGCTATCCTCCATTGGCGTAATAAGCGCCTGTTTGCCTAATGTTTTTGGGATGTATGACCATAGAACATACAACCCGAATTTATATGTTTTTATAATTGCACCTCCTGCATCCGGAAAAGGAGTTATGAATTGGGCCAAAAAACTTGTAGAGCCTATTCATGAAGATATTGTCAGGGAGAGTAAAAGAAAAATTGCGGAATACAGGAATGCCTCAAATAATGAAGGACTTGAAGAGCCCAAACTTCAAATAAAACTAGTTCCGGGTAATACGAGTTCTGCCAAATTCTATACCCATTTGGAAAGGGCCGAAGATGATTTAATCATTTTTGAGAGCGAGGCAGATACTTTGTCAAATATGCTAAAACAAGACTGGGGCAACTTTTCAGATTTGCTGAGAAAAGGGTTCCATCACGAAACAGTGTCTATTAGTAGAGCCACAGAGGACAGATATTTTGAAATAAAAAGACCTAATATCTCTATCGTAATATCCGGGACACCAGGACAGGTAAGGCCATTAGTAGAATCAAAAGAAAATGGTTTGTTCAGTCGGTTTATCTTCTACTATTTTGATGAAGTAAGCGGCTGGAAAGATGTAAGTCCTCGGGCTAACAGAGTTAGTCATGATGAATTGATGAATGCAAAAGGTAGAGAAATTAAGGAACTATACCAGAGGCTTAAAGGGCTGAAAAAGGTAGAAATAAGAATGGCCAATGCTCAGTGGAATATTTTTCAAGGGAGAATGTCCCTGACCAATGACCTGATTTTAAAAACCGGGAAAACCGATTTTATTCCAATAATCAGGAGGTTGGGGGTTATCGCATTTAGATTGATTTGTGTTTTAACCATCCTAGAGAAAAAAGATAAGCTGATTGAAGATGAGATCATACTATATGCCAATGATAAAGAGGTTAAAGTAGCTTTGGAAATAGTAAAGGTGTTGGTTGACCATTCTCTGAATGTGTTTGACAAATTTGAAAAGGATGCCATTTCCATGAGCATGCAGGAAAGAAGCCTGATAAGCAAACTTCCAAGTGAATTTAGAAGAAGTCAGGGGTTAGAAGCCGCCCAAACCATTGGTATTCCTGAAAGAACCTTTGATGAGATTTTAAAAAATTGGAGAAGGAAAAAAATAGTCCGGAAGGTAAGCCACGGAAACTATGAAAAAATAATAGTGAAATAA
- a CDS encoding DUF5131 family protein has translation MQFKHFKDSKISWTKKTWNPWRGCSKVSAACKHCYMFRIYKSKGIDPKLVTRQDLTFEKPLKIRKGCKIFTCSMSDFFHEGADEWRDDAWEIIKQTPRHSYLILTKRPERIKDCLPKDWCKEHYSHVWLGVTVETQKEVHRIHTLGEIPCEIRWVSFEPLLGDIQLSQKELDIIDWAVLGGESESKERVRKTELSWFNSLMFQFLGYGTPLFFKQLGSYYHYHEYKVRDWHGEKYCDRFPNRYKIRQYPKYDQGEKEINNLKSVL, from the coding sequence ATGCAATTTAAACATTTTAAAGATTCCAAAATTTCATGGACAAAAAAGACATGGAATCCATGGAGAGGTTGTAGCAAAGTATCGGCAGCCTGTAAACATTGTTATATGTTTAGAATCTACAAAAGTAAAGGAATTGATCCAAAATTGGTCACAAGGCAGGATTTAACCTTTGAGAAGCCATTGAAGATCAGAAAGGGATGCAAAATCTTCACCTGTAGTATGTCAGACTTCTTTCATGAAGGAGCTGACGAATGGAGGGATGATGCCTGGGAAATTATAAAGCAAACTCCTCGTCATTCGTATTTGATCCTAACCAAAAGACCCGAAAGGATCAAAGATTGTCTTCCAAAAGACTGGTGTAAGGAACATTATAGTCATGTATGGCTCGGCGTCACAGTGGAAACTCAAAAAGAAGTTCACAGGATACATACTTTAGGAGAAATTCCATGTGAAATAAGATGGGTTTCCTTTGAGCCCCTTTTAGGAGATATTCAATTAAGCCAAAAGGAGCTTGATATAATAGATTGGGCTGTTTTGGGAGGAGAATCAGAAAGTAAGGAACGGGTAAGAAAAACTGAGTTGTCTTGGTTTAATTCCTTAATGTTCCAATTCCTGGGGTATGGAACTCCCTTATTCTTTAAGCAGTTGGGAAGCTACTACCATTACCATGAATATAAGGTAAGGGACTGGCATGGAGAAAAATACTGTGATAGATTTCCAAATAGGTACAAAATCAGACAATACCCTAAATACGATCAGGGAGAAAAAGAGATTAACAATTTAAAAAGTGTATTGTAA
- a CDS encoding tyrosine-type recombinase/integrase, whose product MYYSYLNPSTGEMERQPPVYHNVNKDYKTKLERLKHLRELRSDIEELLKNGFSPYEDEERAGRYSAKSALEFALSIKKQTLGDTSYKDYENRLSVFKSYLKQKGLLQGDIKEINRKTVNTFLNGILKKSSATNRNNTMRALSALFTVLEDEEIISRNFIKNIKELKTSPKRNKSYSSDKVTDIYEYLEKNDPLMLLFIKFVSYNFLRPIEVCRLQVKDINIKEKILCVRAKNKVVKTKIIPDIMIQELSKLNLSNPDYFLFTPTGIGEWERDEQGKRNYFSQRYWKIKKILGLNEDYTVYSFRHTFISKLYRQLRKSFSKSETYDKLMLITGHSTLDALLKYLRDIDAELPEDYSDLIEMKK is encoded by the coding sequence GTGTATTATTCATATCTGAATCCTTCCACTGGTGAAATGGAGCGGCAACCGCCAGTTTATCATAATGTAAACAAAGATTACAAAACTAAACTTGAACGGCTAAAGCACCTGCGGGAACTCCGAAGTGATATTGAAGAATTACTGAAGAATGGTTTTTCACCATACGAAGATGAGGAACGTGCAGGAAGATATTCTGCCAAATCCGCTTTGGAGTTTGCCTTATCCATAAAAAAGCAAACTTTAGGAGATACATCGTATAAGGACTACGAGAACAGACTGTCTGTTTTCAAAAGCTATTTAAAACAAAAAGGGCTGCTTCAGGGGGATATAAAGGAAATAAACCGAAAAACAGTAAATACCTTTTTAAATGGCATTCTTAAAAAATCAAGTGCTACTAACAGAAATAATACTATGCGTGCTCTAAGTGCTTTATTTACTGTTTTAGAAGATGAAGAGATCATATCCCGGAACTTTATTAAAAATATCAAAGAACTAAAAACATCGCCCAAGAGGAACAAATCATATAGTTCTGACAAGGTAACGGACATATATGAATACCTTGAAAAGAATGATCCTTTAATGCTCCTATTTATAAAGTTTGTTTCTTATAACTTCCTCCGTCCCATTGAGGTTTGCAGATTACAAGTAAAAGACATAAACATTAAGGAAAAAATATTATGTGTTAGGGCTAAAAACAAGGTTGTAAAGACAAAGATCATCCCGGATATAATGATTCAGGAATTATCCAAGTTAAACCTTTCTAACCCCGATTATTTCCTTTTCACTCCAACGGGTATAGGCGAATGGGAAAGGGATGAACAGGGAAAAAGAAACTATTTCTCGCAAAGGTATTGGAAGATTAAAAAAATTCTTGGCCTCAATGAAGATTACACTGTATATTCCTTCCGGCATACATTTATCTCCAAGTTATATAGACAACTAAGAAAATCCTTCAGTAAGTCCGAAACTTATGATAAGCTGATGTTAATTACCGGGCATAGCACATTAGACGCCTTACTGAAATATCTAAGGGATATAGATGCAGAGTTGCCTGAAGATTATAGCGACTTGATTGAAATGAAAAAATAG